The Flexibacter flexilis DSM 6793 DNA segment ATGGCAGCAGATTTGCGCTGACCCGCGTGTTACTGTTAGCATAGATTTGTATGATGTGGGTTTGGTATTCTTTAGAAAAAAACAACCCAAACAGCATTTTGTATTGCAGTTTGGGTCATAATTTATTGTGGTAACTCTTTTAATCGTTGGTCAATTATTTTGCTAAAAATAGTTGCACCATATTTATTTAGGTGGTCTCCATCTTGAAAACATTTATCTTCCATTTTTAAATTACTGTAATCTAAAAATACTTCTTGTGAATCTATTTTTGAAATGGTATGCTCAAAATATTCACGATTGAATTTAGGAATTTTATTGCTATATCTATAGTTAAGTGGAGTACTTACTAGTACAATTTTAATGCTATTAGCATTGCATAGCCGTATTATTTTTTCTAAATATTCAGCTTGGTTACCTGAAATTTGGTTAGGGTATTTTTCATAATGTCTTTCGATGGAAATATGAATGACTTTGTCGTACAATCTGCTTTCAGATACGGGCTCGTATTTTCCAATAAAAGGGTACTGATTATAATTATTATACTTCTTTACTGTGGCCAATAAAAGTTGCTTGGTTATACTGGGTAATGTATTTAGCGCAGTAACAGGATTTTTTTTGAGCAACCAATACGCAGATTCCCAATTTAGTATAGGAAAATATTTGATGTAAATTTCACCAGCTGTTTCCGAATCAATCAATTGCTTGTCCCAATTTTGTCCGAAATTATGAAAAGAACTACCAATAATTATTTCACGTATTTGTTTAGGATTGTTGGTAATAATATTAGATAAAATATTATAAGTGAAGATATAGTTTTGAGAATGTTGCGCTATATTTAAGCTATTGCTAATGAGGCTATCGTTGATACCTGTCATTATATGTGAGTCCCCACAAATAACAGTATCTATATTTTTGGGTAGCTGAATGCTATTTATTTTTTGATGATACAAATATATAGTTCCTATAACTGTAATTGCAATAGGGATTAGAAAAGCAATAAATGTTTTTAAATATAATTTCATAAGAATTAAAACTGAAAGTATATAAACTCTTGTTTGCTATCTCTTGCAAAAAAGATAATAATTAAAATGAGGTAGTAAAATGCCCAACGTAAAGACTTATGCCATTTAATTCCTAATTTTTGGATAGCATAATTATTTTCTCTTCCAAGCCATTCTATTGTAAAGAAAAATATTATGTATAGGATGAGTCTGTTTCCACTATGATTAGTAATAATTCCCTTTAATGTATTTGATTCTGTTATATTAACAAACATTTTTTCTATAAAATGTATTGCTTTTGGTAGTGATTCAGCCCTAAAAAATATCCAAGCAAAAGTAGATAAACCAAATGTAATGACGACGGAAATAAGCTCTCTGAAAGACGGAATAATGCGACCTTGTGCTACAATATCTAAATTATTTCGATTGGTTTTGAATAAAATAGAAGGCATAATAAATAAAGCATTAAGGAAGCCCCAAACAATAAATGTCCAGTTTGCACCATGCCAAAAACCACTTACCAAAAATATAATAAATGTATTACGAACCCTGTACCAAGTACCGCCTTTGCTACCTCCAAGCGGAATATATAAGTAATCTTTGAACCAAGAGGAAAGTGAAATGTGCCAGCGTCTCCAAAACTCGGCAATATCCCGCGAAAAATAAGGAAATGAAAAATTGCGCAATAGCTCAAATCCGAATAATCTTGCGGTGCCTAATGCCATATCAGAATAGCCAGAAAAATCTCCATAAATCTGAAAACTAAATAAAATAGCACCAAATATTAAAGTAATACCTGTGTATTTTTCGTCTGCATAAATTATATTGACTAATTCGGCACATTGGTCTGCAATTACTACTTTTTTGAATAAGCCCCAAAGTATTTGACGCATACCATCTTTTGCCTTTTCAAAATCAAAGACTCTTGGCTTTTTTATTTGTGGTAAAAGGTGTGTCGCTCGTTCAATAGGCCCTGCTACCAATAGCGGAAAAAAGCTTACAAATAGTGCATAATCAACGAAATCTTTTTCAGGTTTTATCCTATCATAATAAATATCAATTACATAAGAAAGACCATGAAATGTATAAAAAGAAATACCAACAGGAAGAATTATGTCTAATAATGTAGGGTGTATTTTAAATCCTAATAAAGACGTAAAACTTGCAAATGATAATGCAAAAAAGTTATAGTATTTAAAAATTCCTAAAAAGCCAAGATTTACAATGATGCTAAGCCAAAACCAAATTTTTTTTTGAGAAATTTTCCCTGATTCGACCATTTTTAGACCTGTAAAATAATCTAAAAAGGTAGAAAACATTAACAAAAATAAAAAACGCCAATCCCAGCAGCTATAAAAAAAGTAACTTGCTACCAATATTAATATATTTTGTGTTTTTAGGTTTTTATTTGCCATAAACCAGTACAAAATAAAAACTATTGGTAGAAATAATGCGTAGCTAACCGTATTAAAAAGCATTTAATATTGAATTAAAATAAAAAAAATGATTTTATTGGTTTATTGAAAAAATAGCACAATAAATCCGTAAAGACTTAATGTGCTATTTCTATAGAATAAAAGAATGTGTATTACGCGCCGTAACCTTTCATCATTCCGCGCTCTGAGTTGCGGAAAAAGTTAAGAATAAGGTCTCGTTCGTCGGACGCGGCAAATTCCATTTCGATTTTGTCCATGGCAGTCGTGTTGTTCACGCCGCTCAAGTACAAAATGCGGTAAATTTCTTGCACTTGCGAAATTTGTTCGCTGGTAAAACCTCTGCGACGCAAGCCAATGGAGTTAATTCCCGCATAGCTCAACGGTTCGCGAGCGGCTTTTACGAATGGCGGAACGTCTTTGCGAACCAATGAGCCACCCGAAATCATGGAGTGTGCGCCAATCTTAACGAACTGATGCACAGCACTTGAGCCGCCGATTACAACCCAGTCGTCCACTTCTACGTGGCCAGCCAACTGTACTGTATTGGCAATGATGCAATTATCTCCGATTATACAATCGTGTGCCACGTGCACGTAAGCCATAAGCAAACAGTTAGCACCGACTACGGTTTTGTATTTGTCTTTTGTACCGCGACTGATGGTTACACACTCGCGAACTACAGTGTTGTCGCCCACTACGGCAATGGTATCTTCGCCTTCAAACTTAAGGTCTTGAGGCACAGAAGAAATCACCGCACCAGGGAATACTTTTACGTTTTTACCGATACGCGCACCTTCCATAATGACGGCGTGCGAACCAATCCAACTTCCTTCGCCAATCTCTACGTTTTTATGAATAACGGCGAAGGGTTCTACTACCACGCTGGGAGCTAATTTGGCTTCAGGGTGAATATATGCTAAGGGTTGTATCATGATT contains these protein-coding regions:
- a CDS encoding MBOAT family O-acyltransferase encodes the protein MANKNLKTQNILILVASYFFYSCWDWRFLFLLMFSTFLDYFTGLKMVESGKISQKKIWFWLSIIVNLGFLGIFKYYNFFALSFASFTSLLGFKIHPTLLDIILPVGISFYTFHGLSYVIDIYYDRIKPEKDFVDYALFVSFFPLLVAGPIERATHLLPQIKKPRVFDFEKAKDGMRQILWGLFKKVVIADQCAELVNIIYADEKYTGITLIFGAILFSFQIYGDFSGYSDMALGTARLFGFELLRNFSFPYFSRDIAEFWRRWHISLSSWFKDYLYIPLGGSKGGTWYRVRNTFIIFLVSGFWHGANWTFIVWGFLNALFIMPSILFKTNRNNLDIVAQGRIIPSFRELISVVITFGLSTFAWIFFRAESLPKAIHFIEKMFVNITESNTLKGIITNHSGNRLILYIIFFFTIEWLGRENNYAIQKLGIKWHKSLRWAFYYLILIIIFFARDSKQEFIYFQF
- the lpxA gene encoding acyl-ACP--UDP-N-acetylglucosamine O-acyltransferase; translated protein: MIQPLAYIHPEAKLAPSVVVEPFAVIHKNVEIGEGSWIGSHAVIMEGARIGKNVKVFPGAVISSVPQDLKFEGEDTIAVVGDNTVVRECVTISRGTKDKYKTVVGANCLLMAYVHVAHDCIIGDNCIIANTVQLAGHVEVDDWVVIGGSSAVHQFVKIGAHSMISGGSLVRKDVPPFVKAAREPLSYAGINSIGLRRRGFTSEQISQVQEIYRILYLSGVNNTTAMDKIEMEFAASDERDLILNFFRNSERGMMKGYGA